A single region of the Leisingera thetidis genome encodes:
- a CDS encoding nitric oxide reductase activation protein NorD, producing MIHALDLLEPEETVGNLWHGMASRIGAAEDGTEHTVRFEDMRASVAALFRALGGAGGVEIQVAPAVLSDHRPDRLRRIGTPREMVHVASFDGERLRLPPEMAAFPSRALNRKAYLWLAAMAATIDLPARNDDRYQADQLEIAANARAADKVFAACPGLRSGYGAFCAHTAATRKRNGLPRSEARIERMVLDQIGSDCRIAEPCTCTAPRGYRSYQPVPFWLRLPVPQAGRGAAPEAEEMKTPGLAVSTRKTAKRQDQDQTTRKDSFIVHRFESILSWAESLNINRMVDDDDNENAQKAAEDQDNLTLTQHMKRAASRLRISLDLSPQDAEHERLAGQFTYPEWNHRLGKHMPAHTCVLEAEGKPADSFQPDPRLVARVRRQFAPLHPRRVMLPRQLDGEELDLEAVVKSHVDLACGQQGSDRVWQASRPMARDLSVAVLMDCSRSTEATVGDRPVIETARESLAALAGGIATAGDRLGIWGFSSLRRDRVFVTRAKGFEDPMSEAVTARIGGFKPGHYTRLGAAIRHASAQLADEGAERRLLLVLTDGKPNDLDHYEGVHGIEDSRMAVREARALGQSVHGVVIDADGQDWFARIFGRAGFTLLPDPCRLPRALPEIYQSLTMEH from the coding sequence ATGATCCACGCTCTCGACCTTCTGGAACCCGAAGAAACGGTTGGCAACCTGTGGCACGGCATGGCCTCGCGGATCGGTGCCGCTGAGGACGGAACCGAACACACCGTCCGGTTCGAGGACATGCGCGCCAGCGTGGCGGCGCTGTTCCGGGCGCTGGGCGGGGCCGGGGGCGTGGAAATCCAGGTGGCGCCTGCGGTGCTGTCGGACCACCGCCCGGACCGGCTGCGCCGCATCGGCACGCCGCGCGAAATGGTTCATGTCGCCAGTTTCGACGGGGAACGCCTGCGCCTGCCGCCGGAAATGGCGGCCTTTCCCAGCCGTGCGCTGAACCGCAAGGCCTATCTGTGGCTGGCCGCGATGGCCGCCACGATTGACCTGCCGGCGCGCAACGACGACCGCTATCAGGCCGATCAGCTGGAGATCGCTGCCAATGCCCGGGCTGCGGACAAGGTGTTTGCCGCCTGTCCGGGACTGCGGTCCGGCTACGGCGCGTTCTGTGCCCATACCGCCGCGACCCGCAAGCGCAACGGCCTGCCGCGGTCCGAAGCCCGGATCGAGCGGATGGTGCTGGATCAGATCGGCTCTGACTGCCGTATCGCCGAACCCTGCACCTGCACCGCGCCGCGCGGCTACCGGAGCTATCAGCCGGTGCCCTTCTGGCTGCGTTTGCCGGTGCCGCAGGCGGGCAGGGGGGCAGCCCCCGAGGCGGAAGAGATGAAAACCCCGGGCCTCGCCGTGTCCACCCGCAAGACGGCCAAGCGGCAGGATCAGGACCAGACAACCCGCAAGGACAGCTTCATCGTCCACCGGTTCGAATCCATCCTGTCCTGGGCCGAAAGCCTGAACATCAACCGGATGGTCGATGACGATGACAACGAGAACGCCCAGAAAGCGGCGGAGGATCAGGACAACCTTACTCTCACGCAGCACATGAAACGCGCGGCCTCGCGCCTGCGGATCTCGCTGGACCTGTCGCCGCAGGATGCGGAGCACGAACGGCTGGCGGGGCAGTTCACCTATCCCGAATGGAACCACCGGCTGGGCAAGCACATGCCTGCCCATACCTGCGTGCTGGAGGCCGAAGGCAAGCCCGCCGACAGCTTCCAGCCCGATCCGCGGCTGGTGGCCCGCGTGCGCCGCCAGTTCGCGCCGCTGCACCCGCGCCGGGTCATGCTGCCGCGCCAGCTGGATGGCGAGGAGCTGGATCTGGAAGCGGTGGTGAAATCCCATGTCGACCTCGCCTGCGGCCAGCAGGGCAGCGACCGGGTCTGGCAGGCCAGCCGCCCGATGGCCCGCGATTTGAGCGTGGCGGTGCTGATGGACTGCTCCCGCTCCACCGAGGCCACGGTCGGCGACCGCCCGGTCATCGAGACCGCCCGGGAATCCCTCGCGGCGCTGGCCGGCGGCATTGCCACTGCAGGCGACCGGCTGGGCATCTGGGGTTTTTCCTCGCTGCGCCGCGACCGGGTGTTTGTGACCCGCGCCAAGGGCTTCGAGGATCCGATGTCAGAGGCGGTCACCGCCCGCATCGGCGGCTTCAAGCCCGGGCACTACACCCGGCTTGGCGCTGCGATCCGCCATGCTTCCGCCCAGCTGGCCGACGAAGGCGCGGAACGCCGCCTGCTCTTGGTGCTGACCGACGGCAAGCCCAATGACCTGGACCACTACGAAGGCGTTCACGGCATCGAAGACAGCCGCATGGCGGTGCGCGAGGCCCGCGCGCTGGGCCAGTCTGTGCATGGCGTGGTGATCGACGCCGACGGGCAGGACTGGTTTGCCCGCATCTTCGGCCGCGCCGGTTTCACCCTGCTGCCGGACCCCTGCCGGCTGCCGCGCGCCTTGCCGGAAATCTATCAATCCCTGACCATGGAGCACTGA
- a CDS encoding NnrT protein: MTPQPSWRLLAALYPFGAGAAAVNLFFASLIASWLGWRVLSPYEAVAWGLLLGLPATYAFGRHIARLMQQADGG; encoded by the coding sequence ATGACCCCGCAGCCCTCCTGGCGCCTGCTGGCGGCGCTCTACCCGTTCGGGGCGGGCGCAGCGGCGGTCAACCTGTTCTTTGCCTCGCTGATCGCCAGCTGGCTGGGCTGGCGGGTGCTTTCTCCTTATGAAGCCGTGGCCTGGGGGCTGCTGCTGGGCCTGCCGGCCACCTATGCCTTCGGCCGCCACATCGCCCGGCTGATGCAGCAGGCCGATGGCGGCTGA
- a CDS encoding EF-hand domain-containing protein — protein sequence MKKFTLTAVAFAALAASPLAAMESITEADVDGNGTYSLEELQAAFPDLTAETFATIDANADGEADLAEVQAAEEAGLLAAAG from the coding sequence ATGAAAAAATTCACGCTGACCGCCGTCGCCTTTGCTGCTCTGGCCGCTTCGCCGCTGGCGGCGATGGAATCCATCACCGAAGCCGACGTGGACGGCAACGGCACCTATTCGCTGGAAGAACTGCAGGCGGCCTTCCCGGACCTGACCGCGGAAACCTTTGCCACCATCGACGCCAATGCCGATGGCGAGGCCGATCTGGCCGAGGTTCAGGCAGCGGAAGAAGCCGGGCTGCTGGCAGCAGCCGGCTGA
- a CDS encoding GNAT family N-acetyltransferase gives MAAKFEIITDLAALEALQPAWTELHGACAGGPFSSMDWILAWAAAFGQDAVPRIGCAWRDGQLTAALPLGLKREALWPGGPRLRKLSMLCSDRAGFHDALAAPGHEEDAAVLMAEMLAARDCDVADLSPMRTGRACGRISGAAGGGRFRSRQREEISAAVCRHDDGLEACLARRSKKFRRSLRAGHRALETRDHELLTADRPDAEADRILEGALVLSARSWKARLGTDIGTDTRTRVFFQELWRRMSASGTMVVHLLTIDGRPAASSLCVEAGSTAYGLVLDFDESYGKISPGRIMAWRGIESAIARGMDRSNTLRSTPFLDRLGDSFETFHRLRICRRYRQADLWLAAQDLLRPVGKKARKLKQLRTRKRSAFVG, from the coding sequence GTGGCTGCAAAGTTTGAAATCATCACGGATCTGGCCGCGCTGGAGGCGCTGCAGCCCGCTTGGACGGAGCTGCATGGCGCCTGCGCGGGCGGGCCGTTTTCCTCGATGGACTGGATCCTGGCCTGGGCCGCAGCCTTCGGCCAGGATGCCGTGCCGCGGATCGGCTGCGCCTGGCGCGACGGCCAGCTGACGGCGGCGCTCCCTCTGGGGTTGAAACGCGAGGCCCTATGGCCGGGCGGCCCCCGGCTGCGCAAGCTGTCGATGCTGTGCAGCGACCGGGCCGGCTTCCACGACGCGCTGGCCGCACCAGGGCATGAAGAGGATGCTGCCGTCCTTATGGCAGAGATGCTGGCGGCCCGGGACTGCGATGTTGCCGATCTGTCGCCGATGCGGACGGGCAGGGCCTGCGGCCGGATCAGCGGTGCAGCCGGCGGCGGCCGCTTCCGCAGCCGTCAGCGGGAGGAGATCAGCGCTGCCGTCTGCCGCCACGACGACGGGCTGGAGGCCTGCCTGGCCCGGCGCAGCAAGAAATTCCGCCGTTCTCTGCGCGCCGGGCACCGGGCGCTTGAAACGCGGGACCACGAGCTGCTGACGGCAGACCGCCCGGATGCAGAGGCGGACCGCATTCTGGAAGGTGCGCTGGTGCTGTCGGCCCGCTCCTGGAAGGCCCGCCTGGGTACCGACATCGGCACTGACACCCGCACCCGCGTCTTCTTTCAGGAGCTTTGGCGGCGGATGTCGGCCAGCGGCACAATGGTGGTGCACCTCCTGACCATTGACGGCCGTCCGGCTGCCAGCAGCCTCTGTGTCGAGGCGGGCAGCACCGCCTACGGGCTGGTCCTCGATTTCGACGAAAGCTACGGCAAGATATCGCCGGGACGGATCATGGCCTGGAGGGGCATCGAATCCGCCATCGCCCGCGGAATGGACCGGTCCAACACCCTGCGCTCCACGCCGTTTCTGGACCGGTTGGGCGACAGTTTCGAAACCTTCCACCGGCTGCGCATCTGCCGCCGCTACCGGCAGGCCGATCTGTGGCTGGCAGCTCAGGACCTGCTGCGCCCGGTGGGAAAGAAAGCGCGCAAGCTCAAGCAGCTGCGCACCCGGAAACGGTCGGCTTTCGTCGGCTGA
- a CDS encoding polysaccharide biosynthesis/export family protein codes for MARRIITRRMQARLAGAAVLTCAAAFTAAAGSPFLGPGDEVNISVLNRDDLSQDYRVRPDGRLSMHVVGEVTAAGQTPAALEADLEALLSERTGLPASVAVSVTRWRPVYALGDVVTPGEIAFREGLTVGRILAVSGGLYPRESEAASSQLDIRIADERAKIAVRQSAMVELHAQRLRLLAESSGAVALAPDAEFSALAGPEAELLISEQLAILRSRADRDQVRAASAQVQAELASQEASALSEQQAILREQIETSAKALQDLEGLLDRGLTSTERVRQLRTIYNDENIELMLSASYEARARQTEVNLLASVEDARRVRMEEIASELATVMSGIRTEEAEITASRELIRALSAALGEVPATGPLLPPEFRIRRNTEQGEQVLPAALNSELLPGDLLEIRRGGFAVAEPG; via the coding sequence ATGGCCCGCCGCATCATCACCCGCCGGATGCAGGCCCGTTTGGCCGGCGCTGCAGTTCTGACCTGTGCGGCGGCCTTCACGGCGGCGGCAGGGTCTCCATTTCTGGGGCCGGGGGATGAGGTGAATATCTCGGTCCTGAACCGTGATGACCTGTCCCAGGACTACAGGGTCCGCCCGGACGGCAGGCTGTCCATGCATGTGGTAGGCGAAGTGACGGCGGCCGGGCAGACTCCGGCGGCGCTGGAAGCCGATCTCGAGGCACTGCTGAGCGAGCGGACCGGCCTGCCGGCTTCGGTTGCGGTCAGCGTCACCCGCTGGCGACCGGTCTATGCGCTTGGCGATGTGGTCACACCTGGTGAAATTGCCTTTCGCGAGGGCCTCACGGTTGGGCGGATCCTGGCGGTTTCCGGCGGGTTGTACCCGCGTGAAAGCGAAGCGGCCTCCAGCCAGCTGGATATCCGGATCGCCGATGAACGGGCGAAGATAGCAGTGCGCCAGTCTGCCATGGTGGAGCTGCACGCGCAGCGGCTGCGGCTTTTGGCGGAAAGCTCGGGCGCGGTGGCGCTGGCACCGGATGCGGAATTCTCGGCCTTGGCCGGGCCGGAGGCAGAGCTTCTGATTTCCGAACAATTGGCGATTCTGCGCAGCCGCGCCGACCGCGATCAGGTCCGCGCCGCCTCGGCGCAGGTTCAGGCCGAACTGGCCTCGCAGGAAGCCAGTGCTCTGTCCGAGCAGCAGGCGATCCTGCGCGAACAGATCGAAACCAGCGCCAAGGCGCTGCAGGATCTCGAAGGCCTGCTGGACCGCGGTCTGACCAGCACCGAACGGGTGCGCCAGCTGCGCACCATATACAATGACGAAAACATCGAACTGATGCTCTCGGCCAGCTACGAAGCCCGCGCCCGCCAGACCGAAGTCAACCTGCTGGCTTCGGTGGAGGATGCCCGCCGGGTCCGGATGGAGGAAATTGCCTCGGAACTGGCAACGGTAATGTCCGGCATCCGCACCGAGGAGGCTGAAATCACGGCTTCCCGCGAGCTGATCCGGGCCCTGTCCGCGGCGCTGGGCGAGGTGCCCGCCACCGGCCCATTGCTGCCGCCGGAGTTCCGCATCCGCCGCAACACGGAGCAGGGCGAGCAGGTCCTGCCGGCGGCCTTGAATTCCGAACTCCTCCCCGGCGATCTGCTGGAGATCCGCCGCGGCGGGTTTGCTGTCGCGGAGCCGGGCTAG
- a CDS encoding SDR family NAD(P)-dependent oxidoreductase, translated as MVKLFRRRMLRLAAVGQELASKALNRVRESGSDRAQPVPLLPAADGLEGARVMITGGTRGIGLAVAKGFAAAGARVAITGRSSSKVQAAAAEIGHDALGLTTGLNGDGSLEAAFARVEAAWGGLDILINNAGMSGPAAEVLWELPPEAFDEVMHVNATGAFRAASQAAALMQRQGTGGRIIHVSSGAVESPAQSTGAYAVSKFALEGLSRQLAADAGAAGIVSCTLRLTGIHTDMTEQALGAVRASMLPEPDTVVPAFLRLAEAPAGAVSGRSFSAPRMLDAPETELAAQSPLAASVPFTYKKYTHNGRDVVRGDPDFRIFDRAENQYGASPKVIEAVTRELQLRPASIYPDESHAGLTAALAAEYGLTPAHFAIGNGSWEVLDRFLEIFTQPGDEVIGGKPGWFGFNMLCRKRGLTVRKVPMRLRNGQPEHDLNAVAAAVTPVTRLVYLISPSNPEGAVLNRNALLAFLDKLPAGLPVLLDEAYFEYCDDPEAISAAGLLERRERPIFGLRTFSKFYALASMRVGYAYGRPEHIQLLNCAERIFSISHLSEKAAIAALQDQAHRKLVRDSTLAQRRRMEEELQAMGLSYFPSQAPFMLAELPAPLKDVVARFAQEGVILGEKAFYKSKFTMLPVSTEADTTRILDLMKCCIDELG; from the coding sequence ATGGTGAAACTATTCCGGCGCCGGATGCTGCGCCTGGCGGCTGTCGGCCAGGAGCTGGCCTCCAAGGCCTTGAACCGGGTGCGTGAATCCGGCTCGGACCGGGCGCAGCCGGTGCCGCTGCTGCCCGCTGCAGACGGTCTGGAGGGGGCGCGGGTGATGATTACCGGCGGCACCCGCGGCATCGGCCTGGCGGTGGCCAAGGGGTTTGCCGCAGCCGGCGCCAGGGTTGCCATTACCGGGCGCAGCAGCAGCAAGGTGCAGGCAGCCGCGGCGGAGATCGGCCATGATGCGCTGGGACTGACCACCGGACTGAATGGCGACGGCTCGCTGGAAGCCGCCTTTGCCCGGGTCGAGGCGGCCTGGGGCGGGCTCGACATTCTGATCAACAATGCCGGCATGTCCGGCCCCGCGGCAGAGGTGCTGTGGGAACTGCCGCCGGAGGCATTTGACGAGGTGATGCATGTCAATGCCACAGGCGCCTTCCGCGCCGCTTCGCAGGCGGCGGCGCTGATGCAGCGGCAGGGCACTGGCGGACGGATTATCCATGTCAGCTCCGGCGCTGTGGAAAGCCCTGCGCAAAGCACCGGAGCCTATGCAGTTTCCAAATTTGCGCTGGAAGGTCTGAGCCGCCAGCTGGCGGCCGATGCGGGTGCGGCCGGGATCGTCTCCTGCACCCTGCGCCTGACCGGGATCCATACCGACATGACCGAACAGGCGCTGGGAGCGGTGCGGGCCAGCATGCTTCCGGAACCGGACACCGTGGTGCCCGCCTTTCTGCGGCTGGCCGAAGCGCCTGCCGGCGCGGTCAGCGGACGCAGCTTTTCCGCGCCGAGGATGCTGGACGCCCCGGAAACCGAACTGGCCGCGCAATCCCCGCTGGCCGCGTCAGTGCCCTTCACCTACAAGAAGTACACCCACAATGGCCGCGATGTCGTGCGCGGCGATCCGGACTTCCGGATCTTCGACCGGGCCGAGAACCAGTATGGTGCCTCGCCGAAAGTGATTGAAGCGGTCACCCGCGAATTGCAACTGCGCCCGGCCTCGATCTACCCGGACGAAAGCCATGCAGGCCTGACCGCTGCGCTGGCTGCGGAATACGGGCTGACGCCGGCGCATTTCGCCATCGGCAACGGATCCTGGGAAGTATTGGACCGGTTTCTGGAAATCTTCACCCAGCCCGGAGACGAGGTCATCGGCGGCAAGCCGGGATGGTTCGGCTTCAACATGCTGTGCCGCAAGCGCGGGCTGACCGTCCGCAAGGTGCCGATGCGGCTGCGGAACGGGCAGCCGGAGCATGACCTGAATGCGGTTGCTGCAGCCGTCACCCCGGTGACACGGCTGGTCTATCTGATTTCCCCCAGCAATCCCGAAGGCGCGGTGCTGAATCGCAACGCGCTGCTGGCGTTTCTGGACAAGCTGCCGGCAGGTCTGCCGGTGCTGCTGGATGAGGCCTATTTCGAGTATTGCGATGACCCGGAAGCAATCAGCGCCGCCGGACTGCTGGAACGCCGGGAGCGGCCTATCTTCGGCCTGCGCACCTTTTCGAAATTCTATGCGCTGGCCTCTATGCGGGTCGGCTACGCCTATGGACGGCCCGAGCACATCCAGCTGCTGAACTGCGCCGAACGGATCTTCAGCATCTCGCATCTGTCGGAGAAAGCGGCGATTGCCGCCCTGCAGGATCAGGCGCACCGGAAGCTGGTGCGGGACAGCACCCTCGCCCAGCGCCGCCGCATGGAGGAAGAACTGCAAGCCATGGGGTTGTCCTACTTCCCCAGTCAGGCGCCGTTCATGCTGGCCGAGCTGCCTGCGCCGCTGAAGGACGTGGTGGCAAGGTTCGCGCAGGAAGGCGTCATATTGGGCGAGAAAGCGTTCTACAAATCGAAATTCACCATGCTGCCGGTGTCCACCGAGGCGGATACCACCCGCATCCTGGACCTCATGAAGTGCTGTATCGACGAGTTGGGATAA